One window of the Shewanella khirikhana genome contains the following:
- a CDS encoding ABC transporter permease subunit: MPQVKIYQEDDIPSPMRRLWQSFSANPFALAGLWAIAFLLLLTVLGPWFAPFSPEAQNPKALLLPPSWDPAGTVEHFLGTDDLGRDIFSRLLHGVHLTFGMSLAVVVTALLLGFLIGSISGMMKGLKSSILGHLLDALLSIPSLLMAILVVAVLGPGLDNVFWAVGIALTPQFVRAIHQAIHEELQKEYVTAARLDGASSIQIFWFVIMPNVWEVVIIQTTLAISTAILDIAALGFLNLGAQAPSPEWGAMVFQGLDNLLTAPWTVTIPGVAILFTVLAVNLVGDGLRSALAPIKN, encoded by the coding sequence ATGCCTCAAGTTAAGATTTATCAGGAAGACGATATCCCGTCTCCCATGAGGCGGTTGTGGCAGTCTTTTTCGGCGAATCCTTTTGCCCTTGCCGGGCTGTGGGCCATTGCCTTTTTGTTGCTGCTGACAGTGCTTGGGCCCTGGTTTGCCCCCTTCAGCCCCGAGGCGCAAAACCCCAAGGCACTGCTGCTGCCGCCATCCTGGGATCCGGCTGGCACAGTGGAACACTTCCTCGGCACTGACGATCTTGGCCGCGATATTTTCAGCCGCCTGCTGCACGGCGTTCACCTCACTTTCGGCATGTCGCTGGCGGTGGTGGTCACCGCACTGCTGCTCGGCTTCCTGATTGGCTCCATCTCGGGCATGATGAAGGGGCTTAAATCCAGTATTCTCGGGCACTTACTCGATGCCCTCTTGTCTATTCCATCGCTGCTGATGGCCATTTTGGTGGTGGCCGTGCTGGGCCCCGGACTCGACAACGTATTTTGGGCGGTGGGCATTGCCTTAACGCCGCAGTTTGTACGGGCCATCCATCAGGCTATCCACGAAGAGCTGCAAAAAGAGTATGTGACCGCCGCGCGCCTCGATGGCGCCAGCAGCATTCAAATCTTCTGGTTTGTGATTATGCCCAACGTCTGGGAAGTGGTGATTATTCAAACCACACTGGCAATTTCCACGGCAATTCTGGATATTGCCGCACTGGGGTTTTTGAACCTGGGAGCTCAGGCGCCCAGCCCCGAATGGGGAGCTATGGTGTTTCAGGGACTCGATAACCTGCTGACCGCCCCCTGGACCGTGACCATCCCCGGGGTGGCCATTCTCTTTACCGTGCTTGCCGTTAATCTGGTGGGCGACGGGCTGCGTTCGGCGCTGGCGCCGATAAAGAACTGA
- a CDS encoding ATP-binding cassette domain-containing protein, whose protein sequence is MTTPLLKVTSLSKRYFTGYRRFRAQYNEALAPISFELGRGETLAVVGEAGSGKSTLARILVGAEQRSSGEILFEGTALETRNVKQRCRLIRMIFQDPNTSLNPRLSIGELLEEPLRFNTDMSAAERSALVTETLRKVGLLPEHADFYPHMISEGQKQRVAVARALMLSPKVIIADEALTALDLSVRSQILNLLLQLQKEMGLSYIFVSHNLNLVRHVSDKIMVLHKGQLVEKGPVQKVFESPEHEYTARLIAEQTRQVRKR, encoded by the coding sequence ATGACGACACCTCTGCTTAAGGTCACCAGTCTCTCCAAGCGCTATTTCACCGGCTATCGCCGTTTCCGGGCCCAATACAACGAGGCGCTGGCGCCTATCTCGTTTGAGCTTGGCCGCGGTGAAACCCTGGCCGTAGTGGGTGAAGCCGGCTCGGGTAAAAGTACCCTGGCGCGCATTCTGGTGGGCGCCGAGCAGCGCTCCAGCGGCGAAATTCTGTTTGAAGGCACAGCCCTTGAAACCCGCAACGTCAAGCAGCGCTGCCGTCTTATTCGGATGATTTTCCAGGATCCCAACACCTCGCTCAATCCGCGGCTGTCCATTGGCGAACTGTTGGAAGAGCCGCTGAGGTTCAACACCGACATGAGCGCCGCTGAGCGCAGCGCGCTGGTCACAGAGACCCTGCGCAAGGTGGGATTGCTGCCGGAACATGCCGACTTTTATCCGCACATGATTTCCGAAGGTCAGAAACAGCGGGTCGCCGTGGCCCGGGCACTGATGCTGAGCCCCAAGGTGATCATCGCCGACGAAGCCCTGACCGCTCTCGACCTCTCGGTGCGTTCACAAATCCTCAACCTGTTGCTGCAACTGCAAAAGGAAATGGGGCTGTCGTATATTTTTGTGTCCCATAACCTCAATCTGGTGCGCCATGTGAGCGATAAAATCATGGTGCTGCACAAGGGTCAATTGGTAGAAAAAGGCCCGGTGCAAAAGGTTTTCGAAAGCCCGGAGCATGAGTACACCGCCAGGCTGATTGCCGAGCAAACCCGTCAGGTGCGCAAGCGCTGA
- the pspF gene encoding phage shock protein operon transcriptional activator: MPNAFKQDNLIGQSNALLEVLEHVSRIAPLSKPVLIIGERGTGKELIAERLHYLSQRWDQSFLKLNCSSLSENLLETELFGHESGAFTGAKGRHEGRFERADGGTLFLDELANTSGLIQEKLLRVIEYGEYERVGGSKTLQADVRLICAANEDLPSLAEAGEFRADLLDRLAFDVITLPPLRHRKEDIMPLAEYFGIGMARQLKLDLFPGFAEHAIEQLMDHQWPGNIRELKNVIERSVYRAGGSCEPIEDIVLDPFESPWRPKGRIKTVERQAKTVPVVEAAVQDTPAATAGSPMQVASLEVNFPLDLKEHLEAVEKDLIQQALAASQFNQKKTADLLGLSYHQLRGILKKYNLLDKA; encoded by the coding sequence GTGCCCAACGCATTCAAACAGGACAACCTGATAGGCCAATCCAACGCACTTCTGGAAGTGCTGGAGCATGTATCCCGCATCGCCCCTCTGTCAAAGCCGGTATTGATTATCGGTGAACGGGGCACAGGTAAGGAGCTCATCGCCGAGCGTTTACATTACCTGTCCCAGCGCTGGGATCAGAGCTTTTTAAAGCTAAACTGTTCATCGCTGAGTGAAAATCTACTCGAAACTGAACTGTTTGGCCATGAGTCAGGTGCCTTTACCGGCGCAAAAGGTCGTCATGAAGGTCGCTTTGAGCGCGCCGATGGCGGCACCCTGTTTTTGGATGAACTGGCCAACACCTCCGGACTTATTCAGGAAAAACTGCTGCGGGTCATCGAATACGGTGAATACGAACGGGTCGGTGGCAGCAAGACCCTGCAGGCGGATGTGCGCCTGATTTGTGCCGCCAACGAAGACTTGCCGTCACTGGCAGAAGCCGGTGAATTCCGGGCCGACCTGCTCGACCGCCTCGCCTTCGATGTGATCACCCTGCCGCCCCTGCGCCACCGCAAAGAAGACATTATGCCGCTGGCGGAATACTTCGGCATCGGCATGGCACGCCAGCTCAAACTGGATTTGTTCCCGGGTTTTGCCGAGCATGCAATTGAGCAGCTGATGGACCATCAATGGCCGGGCAATATCCGCGAGCTTAAAAACGTGATTGAGCGTTCTGTGTACCGCGCCGGTGGCAGCTGTGAGCCCATTGAAGACATAGTGCTGGACCCGTTCGAGTCGCCCTGGCGTCCCAAGGGAAGGATTAAAACGGTGGAGCGTCAGGCCAAAACAGTGCCTGTGGTTGAGGCCGCCGTCCAGGACACCCCGGCTGCCACGGCGGGTAGCCCAATGCAAGTTGCATCCCTTGAGGTGAATTTTCCGCTGGATCTTAAAGAACATCTGGAAGCGGTCGAGAAAGATCTTATCCAGCAGGCATTGGCGGCAAGCCAGTTCAATCAGAAAAAAACCGCCGATCTGCTGGGGCTCAGTTATCACCAGCTGCGCGGGATCCTCAAGAAATACAATTTACTGGATAAGGCATAA
- a CDS encoding ABC transporter permease, translating into MGVYLLRRLNLFIATSLLMVSILFIATSHFPTDRAYALTGVINPTAEQAQQIIDAYKLDKSEFRQYLAYLEQRLSGDLGISITSQQSVAKELASVLPASFELASFSGLLALLLGIPLGVLASLNQHKLTQNAIMAITLTGYSIPVFWLGLSLSLWFGVRLGWLPISGQINLLYEIKPVTGFMLIDTLLSDSSYRLSAFKDALAHIVLPAVTLAVLPFTVVVRITRAAMLNVMNQTYIRAAEARGLHTGKIILKHALPNALIPLLKHLGLMLGAFASYAIVVEVIFSWPGVGSWLVSGIYQRDYTVIQGGILAVALLIIFLSILIEVIHTASNPLSRKELYASS; encoded by the coding sequence ATGGGCGTGTACCTGCTTAGGCGTCTTAACCTCTTTATTGCCACCTCCTTGCTGATGGTGAGCATTCTGTTTATTGCCACAAGTCATTTCCCAACAGACAGAGCCTACGCGCTGACCGGGGTAATTAACCCTACTGCCGAGCAGGCGCAGCAAATCATTGATGCGTACAAGCTGGATAAATCCGAGTTTCGTCAGTATCTGGCGTATCTGGAGCAGCGGCTCTCAGGTGACCTTGGCATTTCCATCACCTCCCAGCAGAGCGTGGCCAAAGAGCTTGCCAGTGTGCTGCCGGCATCCTTTGAGCTGGCGTCATTTTCCGGATTGCTGGCGCTGCTACTGGGGATCCCGCTTGGGGTACTGGCGTCACTCAATCAGCACAAGCTGACCCAGAATGCCATTATGGCGATTACCCTGACCGGCTACTCAATTCCGGTATTCTGGCTGGGTCTGTCGCTGTCACTCTGGTTTGGGGTGCGGCTGGGATGGTTGCCAATTTCCGGACAAATCAACCTCTTGTATGAAATTAAGCCGGTCACAGGCTTTATGCTGATTGATACCCTGCTGTCGGATTCAAGCTACCGACTGTCAGCCTTTAAAGACGCGCTGGCGCACATAGTGTTACCGGCGGTTACCCTGGCGGTGCTGCCCTTCACCGTGGTGGTGCGCATTACCCGCGCGGCCATGCTCAACGTGATGAACCAGACCTATATTCGCGCCGCCGAGGCACGCGGGCTGCACACGGGGAAAATCATTTTAAAGCACGCCCTGCCCAACGCCCTTATTCCGCTGCTTAAACACCTGGGCTTGATGCTGGGCGCCTTTGCCAGCTATGCCATTGTGGTGGAAGTTATTTTCTCCTGGCCAGGGGTTGGCTCCTGGCTGGTTTCAGGCATTTATCAGCGCGACTATACCGTTATCCAGGGCGGTATTCTGGCGGTGGCGCTGCTGATTATTTTCCTGAGCATCCTGATTGAAGTGATACACACCGCCTCCAATCCGCTCAGCAGGAAGGAACTTTATGCCTCAAGTTAA
- the fabV gene encoding enoyl-ACP reductase FabV, protein MIIKPKIRGFICTTTHPVGCEANVLEQINLTKARGPIVNGPKRVLVVGSSSGYGLSSRIAAAFGSGAATIGVFFEKPGTETKPGTAGWYNSAAFDKFAKAEGLYSKSLNCDAFSHEAKAKVIELIKADLGQIDMVVYSLASPVRKLPDSGELVRSSLKPIGQPYSSTAVDTNKDTIIEASVEPATEQEIADTVTVMGGQDWELWLNALDEAGVLADGCKTVAYSYIGTELTWPIYWHGALGKAKMDLDRAAHALNDKLAAKGGSANVAVLKSVVTQASSAIPVMPLYIAMVFKKMRAEGLHEGCMEQILRMFSERLYKADGSAPEVDEDNRLRLDDWELRDDIQQHCRDLWPQITTENLPELTDYVEYKAEFIKLFGFGIEGIDYDADVNPEVSFDVIEL, encoded by the coding sequence ATGATTATCAAACCAAAAATTCGTGGCTTTATTTGTACCACCACTCATCCGGTTGGCTGTGAAGCCAACGTGCTTGAGCAAATCAATCTGACCAAGGCCCGTGGCCCTATCGTCAATGGCCCCAAGCGCGTACTCGTGGTTGGCTCTTCCAGCGGCTATGGTCTGTCTTCCCGTATCGCAGCCGCCTTTGGCAGCGGCGCCGCCACTATCGGCGTGTTCTTTGAAAAGCCTGGCACCGAAACCAAGCCTGGCACCGCCGGCTGGTACAATTCGGCCGCTTTTGACAAATTTGCCAAGGCCGAAGGCCTGTACAGCAAGAGCCTGAACTGCGATGCCTTCAGCCATGAAGCCAAAGCCAAGGTGATTGAGCTGATTAAAGCTGACCTCGGTCAAATCGACATGGTGGTCTACTCACTGGCCTCGCCTGTGCGTAAACTGCCTGACAGCGGCGAACTGGTACGCTCTTCACTGAAGCCTATCGGTCAGCCATACAGCTCTACTGCGGTAGACACCAACAAAGACACCATCATCGAAGCCAGTGTTGAGCCTGCTACCGAGCAGGAAATTGCCGACACTGTCACCGTGATGGGTGGTCAGGATTGGGAACTGTGGCTGAATGCGCTGGATGAAGCCGGCGTGCTGGCCGATGGCTGCAAGACTGTGGCTTACTCCTACATTGGTACCGAGCTGACCTGGCCTATCTACTGGCATGGCGCGCTGGGCAAGGCCAAGATGGACCTCGACCGCGCCGCCCACGCCCTGAACGACAAGCTGGCAGCCAAAGGCGGCAGCGCCAACGTGGCCGTACTCAAGAGCGTTGTGACCCAGGCCTCTTCTGCCATTCCGGTGATGCCACTGTACATTGCCATGGTATTCAAGAAGATGCGCGCCGAAGGCCTGCATGAAGGCTGTATGGAGCAGATCCTGCGCATGTTTTCTGAGCGCCTGTACAAGGCCGATGGCAGCGCCCCTGAAGTGGATGAAGACAATCGTCTGCGTCTGGACGACTGGGAACTGCGTGATGACATTCAGCAGCATTGCCGTGACCTGTGGCCACAGATCACCACCGAAAACCTGCCTGAGCTGACCGACTACGTCGAGTACAAGGCCGAGTTTATTAAGCTGTTTGGTTTCGGTATCGAAGGCATCGACTACGATGCCGACGTCAATCCAGAAGTTAGCTTCGATGTGATTGAACTCTAA
- a CDS encoding oligopeptide/dipeptide ABC transporter ATP-binding protein, whose protein sequence is MPLLDIRNLTIELDTPHGRVKALEKVSLMLHAGEIHGLVGESGSGRSLLARAVLGIPGPNWTVTADRMMWDGHNLMEMSSAERRNLMGKEMAMIFQDPSGSLDPVITIGTQLIEAMPTDTSLPFWRRGRGKLNTAEKWLHKVGIKDPKRVMDSYPWETSEGECQKVMIAMALAKQPRLLIADEPTNSMEPSTQAQIFRLLAQLNQLQGVTIMLISHELETLAEWCNNLTVLYCGQVMESGPIDELIREPLHPYTKALMDHMPDYRGNLPHKSLMPTLPGSAPALQHLPIGCRLGPRCPEARKQCVHQPQLQHQKDRYYACHFPYQTESSNDDTSA, encoded by the coding sequence ATGCCGCTACTGGATATACGCAACCTCACCATAGAGCTGGACACCCCCCACGGGCGGGTAAAGGCGCTGGAAAAAGTCAGCCTGATGCTGCACGCCGGTGAAATTCACGGTCTGGTGGGCGAGTCGGGTTCCGGACGAAGCCTGCTTGCCCGTGCCGTGCTGGGCATTCCAGGCCCCAACTGGACTGTCACCGCCGACCGCATGATGTGGGATGGCCACAACCTGATGGAAATGTCCTCGGCCGAGCGACGTAACCTGATGGGCAAAGAGATGGCGATGATTTTCCAGGACCCATCCGGTAGCCTCGACCCTGTTATCACCATTGGCACCCAGCTGATTGAAGCCATGCCAACCGACACCAGTCTGCCGTTCTGGCGCCGTGGTCGCGGCAAGCTCAACACTGCCGAAAAATGGCTGCACAAGGTGGGGATTAAAGATCCCAAGCGGGTGATGGACAGCTACCCATGGGAAACCTCCGAAGGCGAATGTCAGAAGGTGATGATTGCCATGGCACTGGCCAAGCAGCCACGACTGCTGATTGCTGACGAGCCGACCAACTCGATGGAGCCCAGCACTCAGGCGCAAATTTTCCGCCTGCTGGCTCAGCTTAACCAGCTGCAGGGCGTGACCATTATGCTTATCAGCCACGAGCTGGAGACCCTGGCCGAGTGGTGCAATAACCTCACTGTGCTCTACTGCGGCCAGGTGATGGAGTCAGGCCCCATTGATGAACTTATCCGCGAGCCGCTGCACCCCTATACCAAGGCGCTGATGGACCATATGCCGGATTATCGCGGCAACCTGCCCCACAAGAGCCTGATGCCGACCCTGCCGGGTTCTGCGCCTGCGCTGCAGCATTTGCCGATTGGCTGTCGTCTGGGGCCGCGCTGTCCCGAGGCCCGTAAGCAGTGTGTGCATCAGCCGCAGCTTCAGCATCAAAAAGACAGGTATTACGCCTGCCACTTCCCCTATCAAACGGAGAGCAGCAATGACGACACCTCTGCTTAA
- a CDS encoding ABC transporter substrate-binding protein translates to MNALKNRLYRLALLPLVGGWLTACGHQQLPPGVVYCSEGNPESFNPQTVTSGTTIDATSQQIYSRLVDYDADEGKIVPALATNWEISDDGLEYRFTLREGVKFHRSALFTPSRPFNADDVLFSFQRILDDDHPFHWVSRSGYPFFQSIDFVNQVSSVTKEGDHQVVFRLNRRDASFLSNLATDFAVILSAEYAEQQLNAGTPERLDTQAIGTGPFRLVEYVKNEYIRYRRHEGYWGKAPEIDMLVYDITSKSTVRLSKLITGDCSVSALPKAGELDLIDEHPDLQLQSRPGLNVAFWAFNTQKPPLDDVRVRQALSLAIDKRNILAAVYQDTAVEAQSLLPPSSWAYARDYELDIDYSPSKAMTLLAEAGVTNLSIDIWAMPVARAYNPNALKTAELIQADLANIGVKANIVSYDWSVFTQKLNRSDYDSVLIGWNADNSDPDNFFTPLLSCASVGSGNNRSRWCSPEFDALLTRARASTDRLERTALYQEAQAEVARELPMFAFAHAKRTLVHRNNISHMPISPFGGISFADIKPKIEEQD, encoded by the coding sequence ATGAATGCGCTGAAAAACCGGCTTTATCGGCTCGCCCTGCTGCCCCTGGTTGGGGGATGGCTTACAGCCTGTGGCCATCAGCAACTGCCACCCGGGGTGGTTTACTGCTCCGAGGGTAACCCTGAGTCATTTAATCCGCAGACCGTGACCTCAGGCACCACCATTGATGCCACTTCCCAGCAGATCTACAGCCGCCTGGTGGACTACGATGCCGACGAAGGCAAAATCGTACCGGCGCTGGCTACCAACTGGGAAATCAGCGACGACGGCCTCGAGTACCGCTTCACCCTGCGCGAAGGGGTGAAATTCCACCGCAGCGCCCTCTTTACCCCAAGCCGTCCTTTCAATGCCGACGACGTGCTCTTCTCCTTCCAGCGCATTCTGGATGACGACCATCCATTCCACTGGGTCAGCCGCAGCGGTTATCCGTTTTTCCAGAGTATCGACTTTGTCAATCAGGTCAGTTCGGTTACCAAAGAAGGCGACCATCAGGTGGTGTTCCGCCTGAATCGCCGTGATGCATCGTTTCTGTCGAACCTCGCCACCGACTTTGCGGTGATCCTCTCGGCCGAGTATGCCGAGCAGCAACTGAACGCAGGCACGCCGGAGCGGCTCGACACCCAGGCCATAGGCACAGGTCCTTTCCGCCTGGTGGAATACGTGAAAAACGAATACATCCGCTATCGCCGCCATGAAGGCTATTGGGGCAAGGCGCCTGAAATCGATATGTTGGTGTATGACATCACTTCCAAAAGCACCGTCAGGCTGTCTAAGCTCATTACCGGCGACTGCAGTGTCTCGGCGCTGCCCAAGGCCGGTGAGCTTGATTTGATTGATGAACATCCGGATTTACAGTTGCAGTCGCGCCCCGGCCTGAACGTGGCATTCTGGGCCTTCAACACCCAAAAGCCGCCACTGGATGATGTGCGCGTACGTCAGGCGCTGTCGCTCGCCATCGATAAGCGCAATATCCTTGCCGCCGTGTATCAGGACACCGCCGTTGAGGCCCAAAGCCTGCTGCCACCCTCTTCCTGGGCCTACGCCCGCGACTATGAACTGGATATCGACTACTCCCCCAGCAAGGCCATGACCTTACTGGCCGAGGCAGGAGTCACCAACCTCAGTATCGACATCTGGGCCATGCCGGTCGCCCGGGCCTATAACCCCAATGCGCTGAAAACCGCCGAGCTTATTCAGGCGGATTTAGCCAATATTGGCGTTAAGGCCAATATCGTCAGCTACGACTGGTCGGTGTTTACCCAAAAGCTCAACCGCAGCGACTACGACTCGGTATTGATTGGCTGGAACGCCGATAACTCAGATCCAGACAACTTCTTCACCCCGTTGCTGAGCTGCGCCTCGGTGGGCTCAGGCAACAACCGCTCCCGCTGGTGCTCACCCGAGTTTGATGCCCTGCTGACCCGCGCCCGCGCCAGCACCGACCGGCTTGAGCGCACCGCGCTGTATCAGGAAGCCCAGGCCGAAGTGGCCCGGGAACTGCCGATGTTTGCCTTTGCTCACGCCAAGCGCACCCTGGTGCACCGCAATAACATCAGCCATATGCCCATCAGCCCCTTTGGCGGCATCTCCTTTGCCGACATCAAACCCAAAATTGAGGAGCAAGATTGA
- a CDS encoding SurA N-terminal domain-containing protein, with protein sequence MLEKIREGAQGTIAKSILVLVILSFAFTGVSSYLGSSTETPAATVNGEEIPQSALEQAYQNEKARMEQQLGEMFETLAADDNYLRSIKQGVLERLIADKLLDQTATSLGLRVSDEQIKQAIVDEPAFQTDGKFDNERYLAILRQLGYQTNSFRDMMRVDMTRRQLLNALVGSEFVLPTESKAVAELQGQTRDLRYLVVEAAPFEAGVTVTDEEAKNFYDANPDQFINPEQVSLEYLMLSAKSLADAITVTDEQAKAYYDEHMSQYKTPEKRLAAHILVNLGDDEAAAQAKADAIYAKLQGGADFAELAKTDSEDTFSGEQGGQLDWFEQGVMDPAFDAALFGLEKGQYSAVVKTDYGFHIIKLLDVQGGEQAAFAEVKDRILAQLKEKEALDKFYGLQQKLADTSYEVPDTLSEAAKATGLEVKSTALFTRELPPVEINNPALIKAAFSEQVLQSGMNSDLIDLGDNNVAVVRMKEHKMAGTLPFDEVKAGIVARLTQDKANEAAKLQAQELLAKFKAGEALELTAKAKVARFDRELDPSIVNKGFQLAVGGADTVNMAAGYALVVLDKVNPAEGVQDALVQALAQRLSGQFTETTYRGVIESLKAKAEISYAAE encoded by the coding sequence ATGTTAGAAAAGATCCGTGAAGGTGCCCAAGGTACCATTGCCAAGAGCATCCTGGTGCTGGTGATCCTTTCCTTTGCCTTTACCGGCGTGAGCAGCTACCTGGGCTCGTCAACCGAGACTCCGGCTGCCACCGTCAATGGCGAGGAAATTCCCCAGTCAGCTTTGGAGCAGGCCTATCAAAATGAAAAGGCCCGTATGGAGCAGCAACTGGGCGAAATGTTCGAAACCCTGGCAGCAGATGATAACTACCTGCGCTCCATCAAGCAGGGCGTACTCGAGCGTCTTATCGCCGACAAGCTGCTGGACCAGACTGCCACTTCGCTGGGCTTGCGCGTTTCTGACGAGCAAATCAAGCAAGCTATTGTTGATGAGCCAGCCTTCCAAACCGATGGCAAGTTCGACAACGAGCGTTATCTGGCCATCCTGCGTCAGCTGGGTTATCAAACCAACAGTTTCCGCGACATGATGCGTGTTGATATGACCCGACGTCAGCTGCTCAATGCCCTGGTGGGCAGCGAGTTTGTGCTGCCCACCGAAAGCAAGGCGGTAGCCGAGCTGCAGGGCCAGACCCGCGATCTGCGTTATCTGGTGGTAGAAGCCGCACCTTTCGAAGCGGGCGTGACCGTCACTGATGAAGAAGCCAAAAACTTCTACGATGCCAACCCGGATCAGTTCATCAACCCTGAGCAGGTGAGCCTCGAGTACCTGATGTTGTCTGCCAAGTCACTGGCCGATGCCATTACCGTGACCGATGAGCAAGCCAAGGCTTACTACGATGAGCACATGAGCCAGTACAAGACTCCTGAAAAGCGTCTGGCGGCCCACATCCTGGTGAATCTGGGAGATGATGAAGCGGCGGCGCAAGCCAAAGCTGACGCCATCTACGCCAAGTTGCAGGGCGGCGCCGATTTCGCCGAGCTGGCGAAAACCGACTCTGAAGACACCTTCAGCGGTGAGCAGGGCGGTCAGTTGGACTGGTTTGAACAGGGCGTAATGGACCCAGCCTTCGATGCCGCATTGTTCGGTTTGGAAAAGGGCCAGTACTCTGCCGTGGTGAAAACCGATTATGGTTTCCACATCATCAAGCTTTTGGATGTGCAGGGTGGTGAGCAGGCGGCCTTTGCCGAGGTTAAAGACCGCATTCTGGCGCAGCTGAAAGAAAAAGAAGCGCTGGATAAGTTCTACGGTCTGCAGCAAAAACTGGCTGATACCAGCTACGAAGTGCCTGATACCCTGAGTGAAGCTGCCAAGGCCACAGGTCTTGAAGTGAAGAGCACTGCTCTCTTTACCCGTGAACTGCCACCGGTTGAAATCAACAACCCGGCGCTCATCAAGGCAGCCTTCTCTGAGCAGGTACTGCAAAGCGGTATGAACAGTGACCTGATTGACCTTGGTGATAACAACGTGGCCGTGGTGCGCATGAAAGAGCACAAGATGGCCGGTACCCTGCCATTTGATGAAGTGAAAGCCGGTATCGTGGCCCGTCTGACCCAGGACAAAGCCAACGAAGCGGCCAAGCTGCAGGCTCAGGAACTGCTGGCCAAGTTCAAGGCAGGTGAAGCGCTTGAGCTGACGGCCAAAGCCAAAGTGGCCCGTTTTGACCGCGAACTGGACCCGTCCATTGTGAACAAGGGCTTCCAGCTGGCCGTAGGCGGTGCTGATACCGTGAATATGGCTGCTGGCTATGCACTGGTAGTGCTGGACAAGGTAAATCCTGCTGAAGGCGTTCAGGACGCTCTGGTGCAGGCTCTGGCTCAGCGTCTGTCCGGTCAGTTTACTGAAACCACCTACCGTGGTGTGATTGAGTCACTGAAAGCCAAAGCTGAAATCAGCTACGCCGCCGAATAA
- the ung gene encoding uracil-DNA glycosylase produces the protein MDWQQLLGAEKRAPYFQDTLRYVDKRIHAGVTVYPPKADIFNAFRYTAFEQVKVVILGQDPYHGPNQAHGLCFSVKAPCPPPPSLQNMFIELANSIPGFVVPAHGDLSAWAHQGVLLLNTVLTVERGQAHSHAHLGWERFTDAVIRGLSEHRAGLVFLLWGSHAGKKASLIDANKHLVLRSPHPSPLSANRGFFGCNHFAKANEALICQNLTPIDWRL, from the coding sequence GTGGATTGGCAACAGCTTCTTGGCGCTGAAAAACGCGCCCCCTATTTTCAGGACACCTTGAGGTATGTCGACAAACGCATCCATGCCGGAGTGACCGTCTATCCGCCTAAAGCCGACATCTTCAATGCCTTTCGCTACACCGCCTTTGAGCAGGTGAAGGTGGTGATTTTGGGACAAGACCCTTACCACGGCCCCAATCAGGCCCACGGGCTGTGCTTCTCGGTCAAGGCTCCCTGCCCGCCGCCACCGTCGCTGCAGAATATGTTTATCGAGCTGGCAAACTCAATTCCGGGCTTTGTGGTGCCAGCCCATGGCGACCTAAGCGCCTGGGCCCATCAGGGGGTGTTGCTGCTCAATACCGTGCTGACCGTGGAGCGGGGCCAAGCTCACTCCCACGCACACCTAGGCTGGGAGCGCTTTACCGATGCGGTGATCCGCGGCCTGAGTGAGCACAGAGCCGGGCTGGTGTTTCTGCTTTGGGGCAGTCATGCGGGCAAGAAGGCGAGTTTGATTGATGCCAACAAACATCTGGTGCTGCGCTCGCCACATCCATCGCCCTTGTCGGCAAATCGGGGCTTTTTCGGCTGTAACCACTTTGCCAAAGCCAATGAGGCGTTGATCTGCCAGAACCTCACCCCCATCGACTGGCGCCTGTAG